From Phragmites australis chromosome 5, lpPhrAust1.1, whole genome shotgun sequence, a single genomic window includes:
- the LOC133918521 gene encoding nuclear matrix constituent protein 1-like, which yields MPLASSSSPAAAAAAAALRSASPPCRSTTHIFFKHKLNFPVAFQAQHVKCAPHLIRSFVKSIRSNNSNGDNGMTEPARELLERLFVKTQSLDPSGSQGSELSMSIEVLKSEFEAALSILRKKERDLRDAERKVSVDRLRLNQTKQDLDQREEDIIKAYARQHEMEKALMKASRDLTLQVRQINNLKLLVKEQDKKIVSSQAALSQKVNEVDKLRQDILKKNEEARLMRSEIKSKEQQLHAANQAFSQQEATIADLQSEIKRKEIEIARSNELRRTNEQKLKVAEQELEKQNFGWIAAQQELKELAQLASKDKNNIKDTLNDFKHVRSLLDVVRSELIASKEAFNYSRRQIEDQASQLNKQMQELTDQRALLSSYSQNLEAAQLEIQGKAKELNAARRRCSELESQLLNEMEKVESLEAVLTKERESLEQKTKEVNLLQAELVQKENEYCNSQNLVQTKESELLEARHEVEDMKIKMDSIQLAIQEKDSDLLETQQRLAEVNSEVVELTQLIDSKDDQLVQVRTELQDKEKCIQIMQDELDKMKLGRSQAELVVQKIVELTGNLIGSVEGGEFDIYTLLDDELSSTSTALESNLYKHNQLEADIDMLRESLQQKDMDLKASYKALDAKDQELKAVLRRSVVRDKELDKLAELSKDPNDIRRLCSLTDEATEDNNVEAAEVKALAATTTLKKLLDMTKKFFMSEKTDSGSNFLASRNANIGEGASKMEQKKKMSVIFEAEKEIAGLFSLTEELVSDAGINGAIAPELNYNQIEILHEENNVG from the exons ATGCCCCtcgcctcttcctcctcgccggcggcggcggcggctgcagcCGCTCTACGCAGCGCCTCCCCGCCTTGCCGCTCGACCACCCAC ATTTTCTTCAAGCACAAGCTCAACTTCCCGGTGGCTTTCCAGGCTCAACATGTGAAATGTGCTCCCCATTTGATCAGATCTTTTGTTAAGAGTATCAGATCAAATAACTCTAATGGTGATAATGGAATGACTGAGCCTGCTAGGGAACTGTTGGAGCGGCTGTTCGTGAAGACGCAAAGTCTAGATCCTAGTGGTTCTCAGGGTAGTGAGCTGAGCATGAGCATCGAGGTCCTGAAATCTGAATTTGAGGCTGCCTTGTCAATCCtaaggaagaaagagagggatCTTCGGGATGCAGAGAGGAAGGTTTCTGTCGATCGGTTAAGGTTGAACCAGACAAAGCAGGACCTCGATCAGAGGGAGGAAGACATCATCAAAGCATATGCTAGGCAACATGAAATGGAGAAAGCACTGATGAAGGCGAGTAGGGATTTGACTTTACAAGTTAGGCAGATCAATAATCTGAAGCTTCTAGTCAAGGAACAGGACAAGAAAATTGTCAGTTCACAAGCTGCACTTTCTCAGAAGGTGAATGAAGTGGATAAGCTTAGACAGGATATTCTGAAGAAGAATGAGGAAGCAAGATTGATGCGTTCAGAGATCAAGTCCAAGGAACAACAACTTCATGCAGCTAATCAGGCCTTTTCACAGCAAGAAGCAACAATTGCGGATCTCCAAAGTGAAATTAAAAGGAAGGAGATCGAGATTGccagatcaaatgaattgaggAGAACTAATGAACAGAAACTGAAAGTTGCTGAACAGGAACTTGAAAAGCAGAACTTCGGATGGATAGCAGCACAGCAAGAGTTAAAAGAACTGGCGCAACTGGCATCCAaggataaaaataatatcaaggATACTCTCAATGACTTCAAACATGTGAGGTCTTTGCTGGATGTTGTACGTTCTGAACTAATAGCTTCAAAAGAGGCTTTCAACTACTCTCGCAGGCAAATAGAAGATCAAGCATCACAGTTGAATAAGCAAATGCAGGAACTCACGGATCAAAGAGCATTGCTTAGTTCTTATAGTCAGAATTTAGAAGCTGCCCAACTTGAGATTCAAGGAAAGGCAAAGGAGCTCAATGCTGCTCGTCGTCGCTGTAGTGAACTTGAATCACAGTTACTTAATGAAATGGAGAAGGTGGAGTCTCTAGAAGCTGTGTTAACGAAAGAAAGGGAGAGCTTGGAACAGAAAACTAAGGAAGTAAATTTGCTCCAAGCGGAGCTTGTTCAGAAGGAAAATGAGTACTGTAATTCACAAAATCTTGTTCAAACAAAAGAGTCTGAGTTGTTAGAAGCCAGACATGAAGTCGAGGATATGAAAATAAAGATGGACTCTATCCAATTAGCCATTCAAGAGAAGGATTCAGATCTTTTGGAGACACAGCAAAGACTAGCTGAAGTTAACAGTGAAGTTGTTGAACTTACGCAGCTGATAGATAGCAAGGATGATCAACTTGTTCAAGTTAGAACTGAATTACAGGATAAAGAAAAATGCATACAAATAATGCAGGATGAATTGGATAAGATGAAACTTGGACGGTCACAAGCTGAATTGGTGGTGCAAAAGATAGTTGAGCTCACTGGCAATCTTATTGGTTCTGTAGAAGGTGGGGAATTTGACATTTATACcttgcttgatgatgaactttcAAGCACAAGTACAGCACTTGAGTCCAATTTGTATAAACATAATCAACTGGAGGCTGACATCGATATGTTAAGAGAATCCTTGCAACAGAAGGACATGGACTTAAAAGCTTCTTATAAAGCACTTGATGCCAAAGATCAAGAGCTCAAGGCAGTACTTAGAAGGTCGGTTGTGAGGGACAAGGAACTAGACAAGTTGGCAGAGTTATCAAAAGATCCTAATGACATCAGGAGACTCTGTAGCCTTACTGATGAGGCAACGGAAGACAACAACGTGGAAGCTGCGGAGGTGAAGGCACTAGCTGCTACTACTACATTGAAGAAGCTTTTGGACATGACTAAGAAATTCTTCATGAGTGAAAAAACTGATTCTGGTTCTAATTTTCTTGCATCTAGAAATGCAAACATTGGTGAAGGTGCTTCTAAAATGgaacagaagaagaaaatgagtgTGATTTTTGAAGCTGAAAAGGAAATTGCTGGGCTATTTTCTTTGACAGAAGAGCTCGTCAGTGATGCTGGAATAAATGGTGCCATAGCGCCAGAACTGAATTATAATCAAATTGAAATCCTGCATGAGGAAAACAATGTAGGTTGA
- the LOC133918522 gene encoding PTI1-like tyrosine-protein kinase At3g15890, whose product MGLASCCKRSDGAEPGRMKKKDTTWRIFSLKELQLATNNFNYDNKLGEGGFGSVYWGQLWDGSQIAVKRLKSWSNRAETEFAVEVKILAQVRHKSLLSLRGYCAEGQERLIVYDYMPNLSLHSHLHGQHAAECHLSWERRMKIAIDSAEGIAYLHHYAMPHIIHRDVKASNVLLDSNFQARVADFGFAKLVPDGATHVTTKVKGTLGYLAPEYAMLGKASESCDVFSFGVMLLELVSGKKPVEKINPTTKLTITEWALPLARDKKFKEIADPKLKDGFVEDELKRMVLVGLTCSQNKPEHRPIMSEVVELLKGESADKLSNLENDELFKPEPTSSC is encoded by the exons ATGGGGCTCGCTTCCTGCTGCAAGCGGTCGGACGG GGCCGAACCTGgtaggatgaagaagaaggacacAACGTGGCGGATCTTCTCGCTGAAGGAGCTGCAGTTGGCAACGAACAATTTCAATTATGATAACAAGCTCGGCGAGGGTGGGTTCGGCAGTGTCTACTGGGGCCAGCTTTGGGATGGATCACAA ATTGCTGTGAAACGGCTCAAGAGTTGGAGCAACAGGGCTGAAACTGAATTTGCCGTCGAGGTGAAGATTTTGGCACAAGTGAGGCACAAAAGCCTTTTGAGCTTGCGTGGATATTGTGCTGAAGGCCAGGAACGCTTGATAGTCTATGATTATATGCCAAACCTGAGCTTGCACTCTCACCTTCATGGACAGCACGCAGCTGAATGTCATCTTAGTTGGGAACGAAGAATGAAGATCGCCATTGATTCCGCAGAAGGGATTGC CTATCTTCATCACTATGCAATGCCGCATATCATTCATAGAGACGTCAAGGCAAGCAATGTTCTCTTGGACTCGAATTTCCAAGCACGGGTCGCTGATTTTGGGTTCGCCAAGCTCGTTCCAGATGGTGCAACACATGTCACCACAAAGGTGAAAGGTACACTCGGTTATCTTGCACCAGAGTATGCGATGCTTGGGAAGGCCTCTGAAAGCTGCGACGTCTTCAGCTTCGGCGTAATGCTCCTAGAGCTTGTCAGCGGAAAGAAGCCAGTCGAGAAAATAAACCCCACTACAAAGCTAACTATAACCGAGTGGGCACTTCCACTCGCCCGTGACAAAAAGTTCAAGGAAATCGCCGATCCAAAGCTCAAAGATGGCTTTGTCGAGGATGAGCTGAAGCGAATGGTGCTTGTTGGGCTCACATGCTCTCAGAACAAGCCAGAGCATAGACCGATAATGTCTGAAGTTGTCGAGCTGCTCAAGGGGGAATCTGCtgataagctttccaacttGGAGAATGATGAACTGTTCAAGCCTGAACCGACCAGCTCTTGCTAG